The following proteins come from a genomic window of Alnus glutinosa chromosome 10, dhAlnGlut1.1, whole genome shotgun sequence:
- the LOC133879898 gene encoding UDP-glycosyltransferase 74F2-like: MEMEKNGYRAHCLVLTYPAQGHINPMMEFCKRLQHKGVKVTFVITNFISKTMQKEASSIALETISDGYDEGGSAQAESIYAYEESFRRVGSQTLTQLIEKLSSSSSPVDCVVYDPFLPWALDIAKSFGLLGAVFLTQSCAVDNIYYHVHKGVLKLPLSETEILLPGSPPLQPQDLPSFISDFESYPAYYDMLVGQFSNIDKADWVLVNTFYELEQEVVDWMAKILPLRTIGPTIPSMFLDNRIEDDKEYGLSIFKPNTDTCMKWLNDRPNGSVVYVSFGSMAALEVEQMAELAWGLRMSNSYFLWVVRASEEAKLPKNFVEETSEKGLVVRWCPQLDVLTHESVGCFVTHCGWNSTLEALSCGVPMVAVPQWTDQPTNAKYIMDFWKMGLKAPVDEKGLVSREAAEHCIKEIMEGERGKEIRKNALKWRKLAKEAVDEGGSSDKNIEEFVAKLVHS, encoded by the exons ATGGAGATGGAAAAGAATGGGTACAGAGCTCATTGTTTGGTCTTAACCTATCCAGCCCAAGGCCACATTAATCCTATGATGGAATTCTGCAAGCGTTTGCAGCACAAAGGAGTAAAAGTTACATTTGTTATTACCAACTTCATCTCCAAGACCATGCAAAAAGAAGCAAGCTCTATTGCGCTCGAGACAATCTCCGATGGCTATGATGAAGGCGGGTCAGCGCAAGCGGAGAGCATCTATGCCTACGAGGAGAGCTTCCGGCGAGTCGGGTCGCAAACTCTGACTCAGCTCATTGAGAAACTTTCAAGCTCAAGCAGCCCGGTTGATTGTGTTGTTTATGACCCTTTCTTGCCTTGGGCTCTAGACATAGCCAAAAGTTTTGGCTTGCTCGGGGCTGTGTTTCTTACTCAATCTTGTGCTGTTGATAATATATACTACCATGTCCACAAAGGAGTACTCAAACTCCCTCTTTCAGAGACTGAAATTTTGCTTCCTGGGTCGCCGCCACTCCAGCCTCAGGATTTGCCGTCCTTCATTTCTGATTTCGAATCTTACCCGGCTTACTATGACATGCTTGTGGGTCAATTCTCCAACATTGATAAAGCTGACTGGGTCCTTGTTAACACTTTTTATGAGTTGGAGCAAGAG GTGGTGGACTGGATGGCAAAGATACTGCCATTGAGGACAATAGGACCAACTATACCATCTATGTTCTTAGACAATCGAATTGAAGATGACAAAGAGTATGGATTGAGCATCTTTAAGCCGAACACCGATACTTGCATGAAATGGTTAAATGATCGTCCGAATGGGTCAGTCGTTTACGTTTCATTCGGGAGTATGGCTGCTCTTGAAGTTGAGCAAATGGCTGAACTAGCTTGGGGATTGAGAATGAGCAACAGTTACTTCTTGTGGGTTGTCAGGGCATCGGAAGAGGCAAAGCTCCCGAAAAACTTCGTGGAGGAGACGTCAGAGAAGGGATTGGTGGTCCGTTGGTGTCCTCAGCTAGATGTCTTAACTCACGAGTCAGTGGGATGCTTTGTGACACATTGTGGGTGGAACTCTACTCTGGAGGCCCTCAGCTGCGGTGTTCCGATGGTTGCAGTGCCACAATGGACAGACCAACCCACGAATGCAAAGTATATTATGGATTTTTGGAAGATGGGATTGAAAGCTCCGGTTGATGAGAAAGGGTTAGTCAGTCGAGAAGCAGCGGAACATTGCATCAAGGAAATaatggagggagagagagggaaagagataAGGAAAAATGCCTTAAAATGGAGGAAATTGGCCAAAGAAGCTGTTGACGAGGGTGGAAGTTCTGATAAAAACATTGAAGAATTTGTAGCCAAATTGGTTCACTCCTAA
- the LOC133879361 gene encoding mogroside IE synthase-like, whose product MEKEKNAYRAHCLVLTFPSQGHINPMLEFSKRLEHKGLKVTLVTTNFISKTIYKEATSIALETISDGYDEGGRAQAESIRAYLERFRRVGSQTLAELLEKLSSSGCPVDCVVYDAFLPWALDVAKKFGLVGAAFFTQSCAVGNIYYHVHKGVLKVPLSETEILLPGSPPLEPQDMPSFIYHFGISYPAFFDMVVSQFSNIDKADWILCNTFYELEQEVVDWMTKIWPLRTIGPTIPSMFLDKRLEDDRNYGFSIFKPNTDACMKWLDDQPKGSVVYVSFGSVAALEVEQMEEIAWGLRMSNRCFLWVVRASEEAKLPKNFVEETCEKGLVVRWCPQLEVLAHEAVGCFVTHCGWNSTLEALSLSVPMVAIPQYSDQSTNAKYIMDVWKMGLKAPADEKGLVSREVAEQCIREIMEGERGNEIKKNALQLRKLAKEAVEKGGSSDKNIEEFVAKLVHS is encoded by the exons atggagaaagaaaagaatgccTACAGAGCACATTGTTTGGTCCTAACCTTTCCAAGCCAAGGCCACATTAATCCTATGCTCGAATTCTCCAAGCGTCTGGAGCACAAAGGACTAAAAGTTACACTCGTTACCACAAACTTCATCTCCAAAACCATATATAAAGAAGCCACTTCCATTGCTCTCGAGACCATCTCCGACGGCTATGATGAGGGCGGGAGAGCACAAGCAGAGAGCATCCGCGCCTATTTGGAGCGCTTTCGGCGAGTCGGGTCGCAAACTCTGGCTGAGCTGCTTGAAAAGCTTTCTAGCTCAGGCTGCCCTGTTGATTGTGTTGTTTATGATGCTTTCTTGCCTTGGGCTCTAGACGTAGCCAAAAAGTTTGGATTAGTCGGGGCTGCATTTTTCACTCAATCTTGTGCTGTTGGTAATATATACTACCATGTCCACAAGGGAGTACTGAAAGTCCCTCTTTCAGAGACTGAAATTTTGCTTCCTGGGTCGCCACCACTCGAACCTCAAGATATGCCGTCCTTCATTTATCATTTCGGCATATCCTACCCGGCTTTCTTTGACATGGTTGTGAGTCAATTCTCCAACATTGATAAAGCTGATTGGATCCTTTGCAACACGTTTTATGAGTTGGAGCAAGAG GTGGTGGATTGGATGACAAAGATATGGCCATTGAGAACAATAGGACCGACTATACCATCAATGTTCCTAGACAAGCGACTCGAGGATGACAGAAACTATGGTTTCAGCATCTTCAAACCAAACACCGATGCATGCATGAAATGGTTAGATGATCAACCAAAGGGGTCGGTTGTTTATGTTTCGTTTGGGAGTGTGGCTGCTCTTGAAGTTGAGCAAATGGAAGAAATAGCTTGGGGATTGAGGATGAGCAACCGATGCTTCTTGTGGGTTGTCAGGGCCTCAGAAGAGGCAAAGCTCCCCAAAAACTTTGTGGAGGAGACGTGTGAGAAGGGATTGGTGGTTCGTTGGTGTCCTCAATTGGAGGTCTTAGCTCACGAGGCAGTGGGGTGCTTTGTGACACATTGTGGGTGGAATTCTACTCTGGAAGCCCTCAGCTTGAGTGTGCCGATGGTCGCAATCCCACAATACTCAGACCAGAGCACCAATGCAAAGTATATTATGGATGTTTGGAAGATGGGGCTAAAAGCCCCGGCTGATGAGAAAGGGTTAGTCAGTCGAGAAGTAGCAGAACAATGCATCAGGGAAATAATGGAGGGGGAGAGAGGGAATGAGATAAAGAAAAATGCCTTACAATTGAGAAAATTGGCCAAAGAGGCTGTTGAGAAGGGTGGAAGTTCTGATAAGAACATTGAAGAATTTGTAGCCAAATTGGTTCACTCCTAA
- the LOC133879362 gene encoding UDP-glycosyltransferase 74G1-like, which translates to MVQLSKRLEHKGVKVTLVTTHFISNTIHKEATSIALETISDGYDEGGRAQAESIHAYLERFRRVGSQTLAELLEKLSSSSCPVDCIVYDAFLPWALDVAKKFGLVGAVLFTQSCAVDNIYYHVHKGVLKVPLSETEILLPGSLPLEPQDTPSFISDFESYPAFFDMLVGQFSNVDKADWVLVNTFYELEQEVVDWMAKKWPLRTIGPTIPSMFLDKRLEDDKNYGFSIFKPSMDDCMKWLNDRPKGSVVYVSFGSLAALEVEQMQELAWGLRMSNRCFLWVVRESEEAKLPENFVEETSEKGLVVRWCSQLEVLAHEAVGCFVTHCGWNSTLEALSFGVPMVAVPQWSDQSTNAKYIMDVWKIGLKALVDEKGLVRRDALEHCVREIMEEERGKEIKKNAFKGRKLAKEAVDEGGSSNKNIEEFVAKLVPSQN; encoded by the exons ATGGTCCAACTCTCGAAGCGTTTGGAGCACAAAGGAGTAAAAGTTACACTGGTTACCACCCACTTCATCTCCAACACCATACATAAAGAAGCCACTTCCATTGCGCTCGAGACAATCTCCGACGGCTATGATGAGGGCGGGAGAGCGCAAGCAGAGAGCATCCATGCCTATTTAGAGCGCTTTCGGCGAGTCGGGTCGCAAACTTTGGCAGAGCTCCTTGAGAAACTGTCTAGCTCAAGCTGTCCTGTCGATTGCATTGTTTATGATGCTTTCTTGCCTTGGGCTTTAGACGTCGCCAAAAAGTTTGGGTTAGTCGGGGCTGTGCTTTTCACTCAATCTTGTGCTGTTGATAATATATACTACCATGTCCACAAAGGAGTACTTAAAGTCCCTCTTTCAGAGACAGAAATTTTGCTTCCTGGGTCGCTGCCACTTGAACCTCAGGATACGCCGTCCTTCATTTCTGATTTCGAATCCTACCCAGCTTTCTTTGACATGCTTGTGGGTCAATTCTCCAACGTTGATAAAGCTGACTGGGTTCTTGTGAACACGTTTTATGAGTTGGAGCAAGAG GTGGTGGATTGGATGGCAAAGAAATGGCCATTGAGAACAATAGGACCAACTATACCATCAATGTTCCTAGACAAGCGACTTGAAGATGACAAAAACTATGGTTTTAGCATCTTCAAACCAAGCATGGATGATTGCATGAAGTGGCTAAATGATCGTCCAAAAGGGTCGgttgtttatgtttcttttgGGAGTTTGGCCGCTCTTGAAGTTGAGCAAATGCAAGAACTAGCTTGGGGACTGAGAATGAGCAACAGATGCTTCTTGTGGGTTGTCAGGGAATCGGAAGAGGCAAAGCTCCCCGAAAACTTCGTGGAGGAGACGTCCGAGAAGGGATTGGTGGTCCGTTGGTGTTCCCAGTTGGAGGTCTTAGCTCACGAGGCGGTAGGATgctttgttacacattgtgggTGGAACTCTACTTTGGAGGCCCTTAGTTTCGGTGTACCAATGGTCGCAGTCCCACAATGGTCAGATCAGAGCACGAATGCAAAGTATATTATGGATGTTTGGAAGATAGGATTAAAAGCTCTGGTTGATGAGAAAGGGTTGGTCAGGCGAGATGCGTTAGAACATTGCGTTCGGGAAATAAtggaggaagagagagggaaagagattAAGAAAAATGCTTTCAAAGGGAGAAAGCTGGCCAAAGAGGCTGTTGACGAGGGTGGAAGTTCTAATAAAAACATTGAAGAATTTGTAGCTAAATTGGTTCCTAGCCAAAACTAA
- the LOC133879354 gene encoding mogroside IE synthase-like — MEMEGNVYRAHCLVLAYPAQGHINPMMEFSKRLEHKGVKVTLVITKSISHTMDKEANSIPFETISDGYDEGGVAEAESIHAYLERFRRVGSQTLTELIEKLSNSGCPVDCVVYDPFLPWALDIAKKFGLVGAMLFTQSCAVDNIYYHVYKGVLKLPLSETEIFLPGSPPLRPQDMPSFIYDLGSYPAYFDMVVGQFSNVDKADWVLVNTFYELEEEVVDWMAKIFPLRTIGPTIPSMFLDKRLEDDKDYGLSIFKPETDACMKWLNGRPRGSVVYVSFGSFVDFQVEQMEEIAWGLRMSNRCFLWVVRTSEEAKLPKNFVEETSEKGLVVSWCPQLKVLAHEAVGCFVTHCGWNSTLEALSSGVPMVAIPYWSDQSTNAKYTMDVWKMGLKAPVDEKGLVRREIAEHCIREIMEGERGEEIKKNALKWRKLAKEAVDEGGSSDKNIEEFVAKLVHS; from the exons ATGGAGATGGAAGGGAATGTGTACAGAGCTCATTGTTTGGTCTTAGCCTATCCAGCCCAAGGCCACATCAATCCCATGATGGAGTTCTCCAAGCGTTTGGAGCACAAAGGAGTGAAAGTTACACTGGTAATTACCAAGTCCATCTCCCATACCATGGATAAGGAAGCCAACTCTATTCCGTTCGAGACAATCTCCGATGGCTATGATGAGGGCGGGGTGGCGGAAGCAGAGAGCATCCACGCATATTTGGAGCGCTTTCGGAGAGTCGGGTCACAAACTCTGACCGAGCTCATTGAGAAACTTTCTAACTCAGGCTGTCCTGTTGATTGTGTTGTTTATGATCCGTTCCTGCCTTGGGCTCTAGACATAGCCAAAAAGTTTGGTTTGGTGGGGGCAATGCTTTTCACTCAATCTTGTGCTGTTGATAATATATACTACCATGTCTACAAAGGAGTACTTAAACTCCCTCTTTCAGAGACTGAAATTTTTCTTCCTGGATCGCCACCTCTCCGACCTCAGGATATGCCGTCCTTCATTTATGATCTTGGATCCTACCCGGCTTACTTTGACATGGTTGTGGGTCAATTCTCCAACGTTGATAAGGCTGACTGGGTCCTTGTCAACACATTTTATGAGTTGGAGGAAGAG GTGGTGGATTGGATGGCAAAGATCTTTCCATTGAGGACAATAGGACCAACCATACCATCTATGTTCCTAGACAAGCGACTTGAAGATGACAAAGACTATGGTTTGAGCATCTTCAAACCGGAAACCGATGCTTGTATGAAATGGTTAAATGGTCGTCCAAGAGGGTCAGTTGTTTATGTTTCATTCGGGAGTTTTGTAGATTTTCAAGTTGAACAAATGGAAGAAATAGCTTGGGGATTGAGAATGAGCAACAGATGCTTCTTGTGGGTTGTTAGGACATCAGAAGAGGCAAAGCTCCCCAAAAACTTTGTGGAGGAGACGTCTGAGAAGGGATTGGTGGTTAGTTGGTGTCCTCAGCTGAAGGTGTTAGCTCACGAGGCAGTGGGATGCTTTGTGACGCATTGCGGGTGGAACTCTACTTTGGAGGCCCTTAGCTCCGGTGTGCCGATGGTTGCAATACCATATTGGTCAGACCAGAGCACGAACGCAAAGTATACTATGGATGTTTGGAAGATGGGATTGAAAGCTCCGGTTGATGAGAAAGGGTTGGTCCGGCGAGAAATAGCAGAACATTGCATTAGGGAAATaatggagggagagagaggggaagagaTAAAGAAAAATGCCTTAAAATGGAGGAAATTGGCCAAAGAGGCTGTTGACGAGGGTGGAAGTTCTGATAAAAACATTGAAGAATTTGTAGCCAAATTGGTTCACTCCTGA
- the LOC133880354 gene encoding UDP-glycosyltransferase 74F2-like yields MEMVGNVYRAHCLVLAYPGQGHINPMMEFSKRLEHKGVKVTMVITKSIAHTMDKEVNSIVVETISDGYDEGGVAEAESIPAYLESFWRVGSQTLTELIEKLSNSGCPVDCVVYDPFLPWALDIAKKFGLVGAMFFTQSCAVDNIYYHVYKGVLKVPLLETEIFLPGSPPLKPQDMPSFIFDLGSYPAYFDMLVGQFSNVDKADWVLVNTFYELEQEVVDWMAKIFPLRTIGPTIPSMFFDKRLEDDKDHGLSIFKPETDACMKWLNGHPKGSVVYVSFGSMAALELEQMAELAWGLRMSNRCFLLVVRASEEVKLPKNFVEETSKKGLVVRWCPQLKVLAHEAVGCFVTHCGWNSTLEALSSGVPMVAIPYWSDQSTNAKYTMDVWKTGLKAPVDEKGLVRREIVEHCIREIMEGERGEEIKKNALRWRKLAKEAVDEGGSTDKNIEEFVAKLVHC; encoded by the exons ATGGAGATGGTAGGGAATGTGTACAGAGCTCATTGTTTGGTCTTAGCCTATCCAGGCCAAGGCCACATCAATCCTATGATGGAGTTCTCCAAGCGCTTGGAGCACAAAGGAGTGAAAGTTACAATGGTTATTACCAAATCCATCGCCCATACCATGGATAAAGAAGTCAACTCTATTGTGGTCGAGACAATCTCCGACGGCTATGATGAGGGCGGGGTGGCGGAAGCAGAGAGCATCCCTGCATATTTGGAGAGCTTTTGGAGAGTCGGGTCACAAACTTTGACCGAGCTCATTGAGAAACTTTCTAACTCAGGTTGTCCAGTTGATTGTGTTGTTTATGATCCGTTCTTGCCTTGGGCTCTAGACATAGCCAAAAAGTTTGGGTTGGTGGGGGCAATGTTTTTCACTCAATCTTGTGCTgttgataatatatattaccATGTCTACAAAGGAGTACTTAAAGTCCCTCTTTTAGAGACTGAAATTTTTCTTCCTGGATCGCCACCTCTCAAACCTCAGGATATGCCGTCCTTCATTTTTGATCTTGGATCCTACCCGGCTTACTTTGACATGCTTGTGGGTCAATTTTCCAACGTCGATAAAGCTGACTGGGTCCTTGTCAACACATTTTATGAGTTGGAGCAAGAG GTGGTGGATTGGATGGCAAAGATCTTTCCATTGAGGACAATAGGACCAACCATACCGTCTATGTTCTTTGACAAGCGACTTGAAGATGACAAAGACCATGGTTTGAGCATCTTCAAACCGGAAACCGATGCTTGTATGAAATGGTTAAATGGTCATCCAAAAGGGTCAGTTGTTTACGTTTCGTTCGGGAGTATGGCTGCTCTTGAACTTGAGCAAATGGCTGAACTAGCTTGGGGATTGAGAATGAGCAACAGATGCTTCTTGTTGGTTGTTAGAGCATCAGAAGAGGTAAAACTCCCCAAAAACTTTGTGGAGGAGACGTCTAAGAAGGGATTGGTGGTTCGTTGGTGTCCTCAGCTGAAGGTGTTAGCTCACGAGGCAGTGGGATGCTTTGTGACGCATTGCGGGTGGAACTCTACTTTGGAGGCCCTTAGCTCCGGTGTGCCGATGGTTGCAATACCATATTGGTCTGACCAGAGCACGAATGCAAAGTATACCATGGATGTTTGGAAGACGGGATTGAAAGCTCCGGTTGATGAGAAAGGGTTGGTCAGGAGAGAAATAGTAGAACATTGCATTAGGGAAATaatggagggagagagaggagaagagatAAAGAAAAATGCCTTAAGATGGAGGAAATTGGCCAAAGAGGCTGTTGACGAGGGTGGAAGTACTGATAAAAACATCGAAGAATTTGTAGCCAAATTGGTTCACTGCTAA
- the LOC133879818 gene encoding UDP-glucosyltransferase 74AE2-like → MDLSPSILGNECEYDDPLTQLPIDDGLPLEIDPQNALLVKHCDKCQRFSRIMKTAPEKLTLLTSPWPFAKWGVGIVGPMPVGKGGWKFLVVVVDYFTKWAEAEALAAITTTSITSFLWKWCSELRIRNYYASVLYPKANGQVEATNKTLTCEKGLVVRWCSQLEVLTHETVGCFVTHCGWNSTLEALSFGVPMVAVPLWLDQITNAKYIMDIWKMALKPSVDEKGLVKREALKHCIREIMEGERGKEIKKNTFKWRKLAKEAVDESGSSDKNMEEFVGKLVDSYA, encoded by the exons ATGGACTTGTCACCATCGATCTTGGGGAATGAATGTGAATATGATGATCCTTTGACACAACTTCCAATTGATGATGGTTTGCCCCTCGAGAttgaccctcaaaatg CTCTTCTTGTAAAGCATTGTGACAAATGCCAGAGATTCTCGAGAATTATGAAGACAGCACCCGAGAAGCTCACTctcctcacttctccatggccattcgCAAAATGGGGGGTGGGCATCGTCGGCCCAATGCCTGTAGGGAAGGGGGGTTGGAAGTTCTTAGTTGTAGTTGTAGACTATTTCACTAAATGGGccgaagcagaagcattagcagctataactacaACGAGCATCACaagcttcctctggaa GTGGTGTTCAGAACTTCGAATCCGAAACTACTATGCCTCAGTACTATATCCAAAGGCAAACGGGCAGGTCGAGGCAACAAACAAGACCCTG ACGTGTGAGAAGGGATTGGTAGTTCGTTGGTGTTCTCAACTAGAGGTATTAACTCACGAGACAGTGGGATGCTTTGTTACACACTGTGGGTGGAACTCTACTTTGGAGGCCCTTAGTTTTGGTGTGCCAATGGTCGCAGTCCCACTTTGGTTAGATCAGATCACGAATGCAAAGTATATTATGGATATTTGGAAGATGGCACTGAAACCTTCGGTGGATGAGAAAGGGTTAGTTAAGCGAGAAGCATTAAAACATTGCATAAGGGAAATaatggagggagagagagggaaagagataAAGAAAAATACCTTCAAATGGAGGAAGTTGGCCAAAGAGGCTGTTGACGAGAGTGGAAGTTCTGATAAAAACATGGAAGAATTTGTAGGCAAATTGGTTGACTCTTATGCCTAG
- the LOC133880183 gene encoding UDP-glycosyltransferase 74F2-like: MEMEKNGHRAHCLVLTYPAQGHINPMMEFCKRLQHKGVKVTFVITNFISKTMHKEASSIALETISDGYDEGGLAQAESIYAYEESFRRVGSQTLTQLIEKLSSSSSPVDCVVYDSLLPWALDIAKSFGLLGAVFLTQSCAVDNIYYHVHKGALKLPLSETEILLPGSPPLQPQDLPSFISDFGSYPVYYDMLVGQFSNIDKADWVLVNTFYELEQEVVDWMAKILPLRTIGPTIPSMFLDNRIEDDKEYGLSIFKPNTDTCMKWLNDRPNGSVVYVSFGSMAALEVEQMAELAWGLRMSNSYFLWVVRASEEAKLPKNFVEETSEKGLVVRWCPQLEVLTHESVGCFVTHCGWNSTLEALSCGVPMVAVPQWTDQPTNAKYIMDFWKMGLKAPVDEKGLVSREAAEHCIKEIMEGERGKEIRKNALKWRKLAKEAVDEGGSSDKNIEEFVAKLVHS, translated from the exons ATGGAGATGGAAAAGAATGGGCACAGAGCTCATTGTTTGGTCTTAACCTATCCAGCCCAAGGCCACATTAATCCTATGATGGAATTCTGCAAGCGTTTGCAGCACAAAGGAGTAAAAGTTACATTTGTTATTACCAACTTCATCTCCAAGACCATGCATAAAGAAGCAAGCTCTATTGCGCTCGAGACAATCTCCGATGGCTATGATGAAGGCGGGTTAGCGCAAGCGGAGAGCATCTATGCCTACGAGGAGAGCTTCCGGCGAGTCGGGTCGCAAACTCTGACTCAGCTCATTGAGAAACTTTCAAGCTCAAGCAGCCCGGTTGATTGTGTTGTTTATGACTCTTTATTGCCTTGGGCTCTAGACATAGCCAAAAGTTTTGGCTTGCTCGGGGCTGTGTTTCTTACTCAATCTTGTGCTGTTGATAATATATACTACCATGTCCACAAAGGAGCACTCAAACTCCCTCTTTCAGAGACTGAAATTTTGCTTCCTGGGTCGCCGCCACTCCAACCTCAGGATTTGCCGTCCTTCATTTCTGATTTCGGATCCTACCCGGTTTACTATGACATGCTTGTGGGTCAATTCTCCAACATTGATAAAGCTGACTGGGTCCTTGTTAACACTTTTTATGAGTTGGAGCAAGAG GTGGTGGACTGGATGGCAAAGATACTGCCATTGAGGACAATAGGACCAACTATACCATCTATGTTCTTAGACAATCGAATTGAAGATGACAAAGAGTATGGATTGAGCATCTTCAAGCCAAACACCGATACTTGCATGAAATGGTTAAATGATCGTCCGAATGGGTCAGTCGTTTACGTTTCATTCGGGAGTATGGCTGCTCTTGAAGTTGAGCAAATGGCTGAACTAGCTTGGGGATTGAGAATGAGCAACAGTTACTTCTTGTGGGTTGTCAGGGCATCGGAAGAGGCAAAGCTCCCGAAAAACTTCGTGGAGGAGACGTCAGAGAAGGGATTGGTGGTCCGTTGGTGTCCTCAGCTAGAGGTCTTAACTCACGAGTCAGTGGGATGCTTTGTGACACATTGTGGGTGGAACTCTACTCTGGAGGCTCTCAGCTGCGGTGTTCCGATGGTTGCAGTGCCACAATGGACAGACCAACCCACGAATGCAAAGTATATTATGGATTTTTGGAAGATGGGATTGAAAGCTCCGGTTGATGAGAAAGGGTTAGTCAGTCGAGAAGCAGCGGAACATTGCATCAAGGAAATaatggagggagagagagggaaagagataAGGAAAAATGCCTTAAAATGGAGGAAATTGGCCAAAGAAGCTGTTGACGAAGGTGGAAGTTCTGATAAAAACATTGAAGAATTTGTAGCCAAATTGGTTCACTCCTAA